A genomic window from Aquipuribacter nitratireducens includes:
- a CDS encoding nicotinate-nucleotide--dimethylbenzimidazole phosphoribosyltransferase, whose amino-acid sequence MTSDTPVEPQPEPPTRAEALAEDAEPPRTAAAALQELVGDLRPPSRGAEQRARGRLDDLLGPPDSFGSLQRLAVWWAGVTGEPTAPPPGRVGVVVLAADHAVAARGVSALPLGHTAVAARAVRDGRAAVSAAAALLPGEVRVVEVDVAGPRGPRARPFDVEDALDEALLERSLALGTDLADDLFTEGHDLVVLGDVGVGTTTTAATAVGAVLRRPVLDVVGRGSGVDDTAWMRKAVVVREGLRRARARPRDVASVLCTVGSPDLAAAVALLLRCSARRVPVVLDGPLAVAAGVLANRVAPVARQWWLVAERTDEPAVHRALETFAMTPVLDLGVRAGSGLAGVLAAQLLRSAVAVALGTVTTEAAWPVHEPVEPEEPEEPDELETPDGADEPDEPDEPEEPEEPEEPEEP is encoded by the coding sequence GTGACGAGCGACACGCCGGTCGAGCCCCAGCCGGAGCCGCCCACGCGCGCGGAGGCTCTCGCCGAGGACGCCGAGCCTCCCCGCACGGCCGCCGCGGCGCTGCAGGAGCTCGTCGGCGACCTGCGCCCGCCGTCGCGGGGGGCCGAGCAGCGGGCGAGGGGTCGTCTGGACGACCTGCTCGGCCCGCCCGACTCCTTCGGCTCACTGCAGCGCCTCGCGGTCTGGTGGGCCGGGGTGACCGGCGAGCCCACGGCCCCACCCCCCGGACGCGTCGGCGTCGTCGTGCTCGCCGCGGACCACGCCGTCGCGGCGCGGGGCGTGTCGGCGCTGCCCCTCGGTCACACCGCCGTCGCCGCCCGCGCCGTCCGGGACGGCCGCGCCGCCGTCAGCGCCGCTGCCGCCCTGCTGCCCGGTGAGGTGCGTGTCGTCGAGGTCGACGTCGCGGGCCCCCGCGGCCCACGGGCCCGCCCCTTCGACGTCGAGGACGCCCTCGACGAGGCGCTGCTCGAGCGGTCACTCGCCCTCGGGACCGACCTCGCGGACGATCTCTTCACCGAGGGTCACGACCTCGTCGTCCTCGGCGACGTCGGTGTCGGGACCACGACGACCGCTGCGACGGCCGTGGGGGCGGTGCTCCGCCGACCGGTGCTCGACGTCGTCGGGCGTGGGAGCGGGGTCGACGACACCGCGTGGATGCGCAAGGCCGTGGTCGTGCGGGAGGGCCTGCGCCGCGCCCGCGCCCGTCCGCGGGACGTCGCCAGCGTCCTGTGCACCGTCGGCTCGCCCGACCTGGCGGCCGCCGTGGCGCTCCTGCTGCGCTGCTCGGCCCGCCGCGTCCCTGTCGTCCTCGACGGGCCCCTCGCCGTGGCGGCGGGCGTGCTCGCGAACCGGGTCGCCCCCGTCGCCCGGCAGTGGTGGCTCGTGGCCGAGCGGACCGACGAGCCGGCGGTCCACCGCGCCCTCGAGACGTTCGCGATGACACCCGTGCTCGACCTCGGGGTGCGGGCCGGCAGCGGTCTCGCGGGGGTGCTCGCCGCGCAGCTGCTCCGCAGCGCCGTCGCCGTCGCGCTCGGCACCGTGACGACAGAGGCCGCGTGGCCGGTCCACGAACCGGTCGAGCCCGAGGAGCCGGAAGAGCCGGACGAGCTCGAGACGCCCGACGGGGCCGACGAGCCCGACGAGCCCGACGAGCCCGAGGAGCCCGAGGAGCCCGAGGAGCCCGAGGAGCCCTGA
- the gcvT gene encoding glycine cleavage system aminomethyltransferase GcvT: MVDTSSALVRPPLHAAHEAAGARLAEFGGWLMPVEHGAGTLAEHAAVRERVGLFDVSHLGTVLVRGDGALAHVDSVLSNALSRIEAGQAQYTLCLDESGGIVDDLIVYRVADDDLVLVPNAANAAEVVRRLRDGAPAGVEVVDVHGDVAVLAVQGPRSDAVLAAAGLPHGHDYMSFVVSGDATAGAERTVVCRTGYTGERGYEVLVPAARALEVWERLREAVAAEGGLPAGLAARDTLRTEMGYPLHGNDISRDVSPVQAGLGFAVGWRKERFTGRDAVVAEKESGPARRATGLVATGRGVPRAGMAVHVPAAEGGTAPALGPRVGTVTSGTFSPTTRTGIALALLDTAAGLSDGDEVVLDVRGRVLPCRVQRPPFVPSHVRD; encoded by the coding sequence GTGGTCGACACCTCTTCTGCCCTGGTCCGTCCGCCGCTGCACGCCGCCCACGAGGCGGCCGGTGCCCGCCTCGCGGAGTTCGGGGGGTGGCTCATGCCCGTCGAGCACGGCGCCGGCACCCTCGCCGAGCACGCCGCGGTGCGCGAGCGGGTCGGTCTCTTCGACGTGTCGCACCTCGGCACGGTCCTCGTCCGCGGCGACGGCGCGCTCGCGCACGTCGACTCCGTGCTGAGCAACGCGCTGTCGCGCATCGAGGCGGGTCAGGCGCAGTACACGCTGTGCCTCGACGAGTCCGGGGGGATCGTCGACGACCTCATCGTGTACCGGGTCGCCGACGACGACCTCGTCCTCGTGCCGAACGCCGCCAACGCCGCGGAGGTGGTGCGGCGGCTGCGCGACGGGGCACCGGCCGGCGTCGAGGTCGTCGACGTCCACGGGGACGTCGCCGTGCTCGCCGTCCAGGGCCCGCGCAGCGACGCCGTCCTCGCGGCGGCCGGGCTCCCGCACGGCCACGACTACATGTCGTTCGTCGTCTCCGGCGACGCGACGGCGGGTGCCGAGCGGACCGTCGTGTGCCGGACGGGGTACACGGGGGAGCGCGGCTACGAGGTCCTCGTGCCCGCGGCCCGCGCGCTCGAGGTGTGGGAGCGCCTCCGCGAGGCGGTCGCCGCCGAGGGCGGCCTGCCGGCGGGGCTCGCCGCCCGCGACACGCTGCGGACGGAGATGGGCTACCCGCTCCACGGCAACGACATCTCGCGGGACGTCAGCCCCGTGCAGGCGGGGCTCGGCTTCGCCGTCGGCTGGCGCAAGGAGCGGTTCACCGGCCGCGACGCCGTCGTCGCGGAGAAGGAGTCCGGCCCGGCGCGTCGCGCGACCGGCCTCGTCGCGACCGGACGCGGGGTGCCCCGCGCCGGCATGGCCGTCCACGTGCCCGCCGCCGAGGGCGGCACGGCACCGGCCCTGGGCCCGCGGGTCGGCACCGTGACGTCCGGGACGTTCTCCCCGACGACCCGCACCGGCATCGCGCTCGCGCTCCTCGACACCGCCGCAGGACTGTCCGACGGCGACGAGGTGGTCCTCGACGTCCGCGGGCGCGTGCTGCCGTGCCGCGTGCAGCGCCCGCCCTTCGTGCCGTCGCACGTGCGCGACTGA
- a CDS encoding leucyl aminopeptidase, with product MSPATAPHPTVPTAALTTKKLSAVEADAAVVGMVSTSDGAAVAVDDLPSDSVHALEAAAAALDFTGSASTTLRLPGVEGLEVDQVVLVGLGSTDDEDAPSTDVLRRAAGAAVRAVSKASTVLVVLPSEGAEQVRAVTEGALLGGYRFTAYKSGLAKGATRDSAGKGSKDDDGRTKGVREVLVHAGGRRDKATKSALEQGVVTAEAVALARDLVNTPPLDLHPGTLADRAEEAVRSLPVKASVLDEKQLARKGYGGILAVGQGSSRPPRLVTLSYSPSRAKAHVALVGKGITFDTGGISLKPPASMPGMKADMAGAAAVLATVVAAARLQLPVAVTGYLALAENMPGGGAQRPSDVITMYGGRTVEVLNTDAEGRLVMADAIVTATELSPRPDALVDVATLTGAQVVALGSRVSGVMGNDDALRSEVVANADVAGEEMWPMPLPEHLRPTMDSTVADIANISSKRDAGMLTAGVFLKEFVPTGGEDHLPWAHVDIAGPGFNEGGAFDHVHKGGTGAAVATLVRLLENRSA from the coding sequence GTGAGCCCCGCCACCGCCCCGCACCCGACCGTCCCCACCGCCGCCCTCACGACGAAGAAGCTGTCGGCGGTCGAGGCGGACGCCGCCGTCGTCGGCATGGTGAGCACCTCCGACGGCGCCGCGGTCGCGGTCGACGACCTCCCGTCGGACAGCGTCCACGCCCTCGAGGCCGCCGCGGCGGCGCTCGACTTCACCGGCTCCGCCTCGACGACCCTGCGGCTGCCGGGCGTCGAGGGGCTCGAGGTCGACCAGGTCGTGCTCGTCGGGCTCGGGAGCACCGACGACGAGGACGCCCCGTCGACGGACGTCCTGCGTCGCGCCGCGGGCGCCGCGGTGCGCGCCGTCTCGAAGGCGTCGACGGTCCTCGTCGTGCTGCCGTCGGAGGGCGCCGAGCAGGTCCGCGCGGTGACGGAGGGCGCCCTGCTGGGCGGGTACCGCTTCACCGCCTACAAGTCCGGTCTCGCCAAGGGCGCCACCCGCGACAGCGCCGGCAAGGGCAGCAAGGACGACGACGGACGCACGAAGGGCGTGCGGGAGGTGCTCGTCCACGCCGGCGGCCGCCGGGACAAGGCGACGAAGTCGGCCCTCGAGCAGGGCGTCGTCACCGCCGAGGCCGTCGCGCTGGCCCGCGACCTCGTCAACACGCCGCCGCTCGACCTGCACCCCGGCACCTTGGCCGACCGCGCCGAGGAGGCCGTGCGCTCCCTGCCGGTCAAGGCGAGCGTCCTCGACGAGAAGCAGCTCGCCCGCAAGGGCTACGGCGGCATCCTCGCCGTGGGGCAGGGCTCGTCGCGGCCGCCGCGGCTCGTCACCCTGTCGTACTCTCCCAGCCGCGCGAAGGCGCACGTCGCCCTCGTCGGCAAGGGCATCACGTTCGACACCGGCGGCATCTCGCTCAAGCCGCCCGCGTCGATGCCCGGCATGAAGGCCGACATGGCCGGGGCCGCGGCCGTCCTCGCGACGGTCGTCGCGGCCGCGCGGCTGCAGCTGCCCGTGGCGGTGACGGGTTACCTCGCCCTCGCGGAGAACATGCCCGGAGGCGGCGCCCAGCGTCCCAGCGACGTCATCACGATGTACGGCGGGCGCACCGTCGAGGTCCTCAACACCGACGCCGAGGGCCGTCTCGTCATGGCCGACGCCATCGTCACCGCGACGGAGCTCTCGCCCCGTCCCGACGCCCTCGTCGACGTCGCGACCCTCACCGGCGCGCAGGTCGTCGCCCTCGGCAGCCGGGTGTCCGGTGTCATGGGCAACGACGACGCGCTGCGCAGCGAGGTCGTCGCCAACGCCGACGTCGCGGGCGAGGAGATGTGGCCGATGCCGCTGCCGGAGCACCTGCGGCCGACGATGGACTCCACGGTCGCCGACATCGCCAACATCTCGAGCAAGCGCGACGCCGGGATGCTCACCGCCGGCGTGTTCCTCAAGGAGTTCGTCCCCACCGGCGGGGAGGACCACCTGCCGTGGGCGCACGTCGACATCGCCGGGCCCGGCTTCAACGAGGGCGGCGCCTTCGACCACGTCCACAAGGGGGGCACCGGCGCGGCCGTCGCCACGCTCGTGCGCCTCCTGGAGAACCGCTCGGCCTGA
- the lpdA gene encoding dihydrolipoyl dehydrogenase produces MPDQDTDQFDVVILGGGSGGYACALRAAELGMSVALVEKDKLGGTCLHRGCIPTKALLHAAEVADAARDSEHFGVKATLEGVDVPAVTKYREGVVGRLYKGLQGLVKSRKITYVEGTGRLADAHTVEVEGRRLSGRNVVLATGSYARTLPGLEIGGRIITSDGALALDHVPQKVVVLGGGVIGVEFASVWRSFGAEVTIVEALPRLVAAEDEAVSKAFERAYRKRGISFRTGVKFTGATQDDDGVTVSLENGDELRADLLLVAVGRGPVTEGLGYEDAGITVERGFVPTDERLRTGVENVYAVGDIVPGLQLAHRGFAHGIFVAEEIAGLDPAPVVDVEVPRVTYSEPEIASVGLTEAQAKEKYGDDNVATYEYNLGGNGKSQILGTAGFVKLVREKDGPVVGVHAVGARMGEQIGEGQLIVSWEAYPEDVASLVHAHPTQNESMGEAHLALAGKPLHSHA; encoded by the coding sequence GTGCCTGACCAGGACACCGACCAGTTCGACGTCGTCATCCTCGGCGGTGGCAGCGGCGGCTACGCCTGCGCCCTCCGCGCGGCCGAGCTCGGCATGAGCGTCGCGCTCGTCGAGAAGGACAAGCTCGGCGGGACGTGCCTGCACCGCGGCTGCATCCCGACGAAGGCGCTGCTCCACGCCGCCGAGGTGGCCGACGCCGCGCGGGACTCCGAGCACTTCGGCGTGAAGGCGACCCTCGAGGGCGTCGACGTGCCCGCCGTCACGAAGTACCGCGAGGGCGTCGTCGGCCGGCTGTACAAGGGCCTCCAGGGCCTCGTGAAGAGCCGGAAGATCACCTACGTCGAGGGCACGGGCCGCCTCGCGGACGCCCACACCGTCGAGGTCGAGGGCCGCCGCCTCAGCGGCCGCAACGTCGTGCTCGCGACCGGCTCCTACGCCCGCACGCTGCCGGGGCTGGAGATCGGCGGGCGCATCATCACGAGCGACGGCGCGCTCGCGCTCGACCACGTCCCCCAGAAGGTCGTCGTCCTCGGCGGCGGCGTCATCGGCGTGGAGTTCGCGAGCGTGTGGCGCTCCTTCGGCGCCGAGGTGACGATCGTCGAGGCGCTGCCGCGGCTCGTCGCGGCCGAGGACGAGGCCGTGTCGAAGGCGTTCGAGCGGGCGTACCGCAAGCGGGGGATCTCCTTCAGGACCGGCGTGAAGTTCACCGGCGCCACGCAGGACGACGACGGCGTCACCGTCTCGCTGGAGAACGGCGACGAGCTGCGCGCCGACCTCCTGCTCGTCGCCGTCGGGCGCGGCCCGGTGACGGAGGGCCTCGGCTACGAGGACGCGGGCATCACCGTCGAGCGCGGTTTCGTGCCCACCGACGAGCGCCTCCGCACGGGCGTGGAGAACGTGTACGCCGTCGGCGACATCGTCCCGGGCCTCCAGCTCGCGCACCGCGGCTTCGCCCACGGCATCTTCGTCGCGGAGGAGATCGCCGGGCTCGACCCCGCACCGGTCGTCGACGTCGAGGTGCCGCGGGTCACGTACTCCGAGCCGGAGATCGCGAGCGTCGGTCTCACCGAGGCCCAGGCGAAGGAGAAGTACGGTGACGACAACGTCGCGACGTACGAGTACAACCTCGGCGGCAACGGCAAGAGCCAGATCCTCGGCACGGCGGGCTTCGTCAAGCTCGTCCGCGAGAAGGACGGCCCGGTGGTCGGCGTCCACGCCGTCGGCGCCCGCATGGGCGAGCAGATCGGCGAGGGGCAGCTCATCGTGAGCTGGGAGGCCTACCCCGAGGACGTCGCCTCCCTCGTCCACGCCCACCCGACGCAGAACGAGTCGATGGGCGAGGCGCACCTCGCCCTCGCCGGCAAGCCGCTGCACTCCCACGCCTGA
- the sucB gene encoding 2-oxoglutarate dehydrogenase, E2 component, dihydrolipoamide succinyltransferase — protein sequence MANPVNMPPLGESVTEGTVTRWLKQVGDRVEQDEPLVEIATDKVDTEIPSPVAGVLLEISVPEDETAEVGAQIAVIGEESEASGGDGGGDDTGDGGASEDDGGDAEPATEDAGDGGPGDEAAAQEDADEPAEAPSAAADAPAEKPHADTQEGDGGTEIVMPALGESVTEGTITRWLKQEGDTVDVDEPIVEVSTDKVDTEVPSPVAGTVLRILVQEDETAEVGAALVVVGDPSAGGDSSGGSDSSGGEEPSAQEQEPEPEQPAADVEDAAAEASPEQTPGTPEAKEQAADAAGEGDRGPTAEDSAAAQYTSPAGQTSEGAGSGSQGMTAVGGGDQSGYITPIVRKLAAERGVDLSSVTGSGVGGRIRRQDVLAAADAADKAARTPEPAAQRQETTEAPAAQAEQPAASAPKPTAAASPKRGTREKMSRLRKVIAQRMVESLQVSAQLTTVVEVDVTRVAALRARAKDRFAEREGVKLSFLPFFALAAVEALKQYPVVNASIDGEEIVYHGAEHLGVAVDTERGLLVPVIKDAGDLNIAGLARKISDLAARTRDNKVSPDELSGGTFTLTNTGSRGALFDTPILNQPQVGILGTGSVVKRPTVVKDSEGNDSIAIRSMVYLALSYDHRIVDGADAARFLSAVKGRLEEGAFESALGL from the coding sequence ATGGCGAACCCGGTCAACATGCCGCCCCTCGGCGAGAGCGTCACCGAGGGGACGGTCACGCGATGGCTCAAGCAGGTCGGCGACCGGGTGGAGCAGGACGAGCCCCTGGTCGAGATCGCGACCGACAAGGTCGACACCGAGATCCCGTCCCCCGTCGCCGGGGTGCTGCTCGAGATCTCGGTGCCCGAGGACGAGACCGCGGAGGTCGGCGCGCAGATCGCCGTCATCGGCGAGGAGTCCGAGGCCTCCGGGGGCGACGGCGGTGGCGACGACACCGGTGACGGTGGCGCGAGCGAGGATGACGGCGGCGACGCGGAGCCCGCCACCGAGGACGCCGGCGACGGTGGCCCCGGCGACGAGGCCGCTGCCCAGGAGGACGCCGACGAGCCCGCGGAGGCGCCGAGCGCCGCCGCGGACGCCCCCGCGGAGAAGCCGCACGCGGACACGCAGGAGGGCGACGGCGGCACGGAGATCGTCATGCCCGCGCTCGGGGAGAGCGTCACCGAGGGCACCATCACCCGCTGGCTCAAGCAGGAGGGCGACACCGTCGACGTCGACGAGCCGATCGTCGAGGTGTCCACGGACAAGGTCGACACCGAGGTGCCCTCCCCCGTCGCGGGCACGGTCCTGCGGATCCTCGTCCAGGAGGACGAGACCGCCGAGGTCGGGGCGGCGCTCGTCGTGGTCGGTGACCCGTCGGCCGGAGGCGACTCGTCGGGCGGAAGCGACTCGTCGGGCGGGGAGGAGCCGTCCGCCCAGGAGCAGGAACCCGAGCCGGAGCAGCCCGCGGCCGACGTCGAGGACGCCGCGGCCGAGGCGAGCCCCGAGCAGACGCCCGGCACGCCCGAGGCGAAGGAGCAGGCGGCGGACGCCGCCGGCGAGGGCGACCGCGGCCCCACGGCCGAGGACTCCGCCGCCGCGCAGTACACCTCGCCGGCCGGCCAGACGTCCGAGGGCGCCGGCTCCGGGTCGCAGGGCATGACGGCCGTCGGCGGCGGGGACCAGAGCGGCTACATCACCCCCATCGTCCGCAAGCTCGCCGCCGAGCGCGGCGTCGACCTGTCGAGCGTCACCGGCAGCGGCGTCGGTGGGCGCATCCGCCGGCAGGACGTCCTCGCGGCCGCCGACGCCGCCGACAAGGCCGCCCGCACGCCTGAGCCGGCGGCGCAGCGGCAGGAGACGACGGAGGCCCCGGCGGCCCAGGCGGAGCAGCCGGCCGCCTCGGCCCCGAAGCCGACGGCCGCCGCGTCCCCCAAGCGCGGCACCCGCGAGAAGATGAGCCGGCTCCGCAAGGTCATCGCCCAGCGGATGGTCGAGTCGCTGCAGGTGTCGGCCCAGCTCACCACCGTCGTCGAGGTCGACGTCACCCGCGTCGCGGCGCTGCGCGCGCGGGCGAAGGACCGCTTCGCCGAGCGCGAGGGCGTCAAGCTGTCGTTCCTGCCGTTCTTCGCCCTCGCGGCGGTCGAGGCCCTCAAGCAGTACCCGGTCGTCAACGCGAGCATCGACGGCGAGGAGATCGTCTACCACGGCGCCGAGCACCTGGGCGTCGCGGTCGACACCGAGCGGGGCCTGCTGGTGCCGGTCATCAAGGACGCCGGCGACCTCAACATCGCCGGGCTCGCCCGGAAGATCTCCGACCTGGCCGCCCGCACGCGCGACAACAAGGTGAGCCCGGACGAGCTCAGCGGCGGCACGTTCACCCTCACCAACACCGGCAGCCGCGGCGCGCTGTTCGACACGCCGATCCTCAACCAGCCGCAGGTCGGCATCCTCGGCACCGGCTCGGTCGTCAAGCGCCCGACGGTGGTGAAGGACAGCGAGGGCAACGACTCCATCGCGATCCGCTCGATGGTGTACCTCGCGCTGTCCTACGACCACCGCATCGTCGACGGCGCCGACGCGGCCCGCTTCCTCTCCGCGGTCAAGGGCCGTCTGGAGGAGGGCGCGTTCGAGTCCGCGCTCGGGCTGTGA
- a CDS encoding TIGR01777 family oxidoreductase, giving the protein MKVAVTGASGLIGSALVPALRTSGHDVVRLVRRDVRAPDEVRWDPAGGTVDLAGLAGTDAVVHLAGAGVGDHRWTDSYKETILRSRVDGTRTIVRAMTQLDPAPGVLLSGSAVGYYGDRGEEVLLEGSAKGDGFLSDVVQAWEAETLPASEAGIRTVLLRTGLVMARGGGAFGRLLPILRAGVGGPIGDGRMWWPWITLLDEVRAIEFLLDADVAGPVNLGSPSPARNGDVTRAVGRALGRPTVVPVPGFALRVVLGEFADDVTSSQRMVPEVLSEAGFDFVHADLDNAARWLVEQ; this is encoded by the coding sequence GTGAAGGTCGCGGTCACGGGGGCGTCGGGCCTCATCGGCTCGGCGCTCGTCCCGGCCCTGCGGACGTCCGGGCACGACGTCGTCCGCCTGGTCCGACGCGACGTCCGGGCCCCGGACGAGGTCCGCTGGGATCCCGCCGGGGGCACGGTCGACCTCGCGGGCCTCGCGGGCACGGACGCGGTGGTCCACCTCGCCGGCGCCGGCGTGGGGGACCACCGTTGGACCGACTCCTACAAGGAGACGATCCTCCGGTCCCGGGTCGACGGCACCCGGACGATCGTGCGGGCGATGACGCAGCTGGACCCCGCGCCGGGCGTCCTGCTCTCCGGCTCGGCGGTCGGCTACTACGGGGACCGCGGCGAGGAGGTGCTCCTCGAGGGCTCCGCGAAGGGCGACGGCTTCCTCAGCGACGTCGTGCAGGCGTGGGAGGCGGAGACCCTGCCCGCGAGCGAGGCCGGGATCCGCACCGTGCTGCTGCGCACGGGGCTCGTCATGGCGAGGGGCGGCGGCGCGTTCGGCCGGCTGCTGCCGATCCTCCGCGCCGGTGTGGGCGGACCCATCGGCGACGGCCGGATGTGGTGGCCGTGGATCACCCTGCTCGACGAGGTGCGCGCGATCGAGTTCCTCCTCGACGCCGACGTCGCCGGGCCCGTCAACCTCGGCTCGCCCAGTCCCGCGCGCAACGGGGACGTCACCCGCGCGGTCGGCCGGGCGCTCGGTCGTCCCACGGTCGTCCCGGTGCCCGGCTTCGCGCTGCGGGTGGTGCTCGGGGAGTTCGCCGACGACGTCACGTCGAGCCAGCGGATGGTTCCCGAGGTGCTGTCCGAGGCGGGTTTCGACTTCGTCCACGCCGACCTCGACAACGCGGCCCGCTGGCTCGTCGAGCAGTAG
- a CDS encoding protein kinase domain-containing protein: MVGQGGTRAGGARVVGTLAARLSARGFLPAREVGDLVVAVAEALAVLHARGAAHGAVHPGGVVLDSAGRPRLAVARAVAGTGGGPTGYAAPESLAGTGATPPADVYALGAVAWVALTGGPPPPAAEDRLPLRLLAPECPDALLVAITAALDPDPARRPTAAELARAVRGPAPARPRHRPRGQERTRPTSPRRAGPGALVAPGAGGVLAALVLALVLVAPTLAGDAPGPSPEVGAPEVGLPAASDPSVLHARVRTLVAQREAALRGGDLAALADVHASGSAGLAADRRVLAGGPVAVRFDVVSVVPVPSDAADGTRQVVDVELVTRPAAGPARRELVRLVLGATRGDRWVLVAVGRR; this comes from the coding sequence GTGGTCGGGCAGGGCGGGACGCGGGCCGGTGGCGCGAGGGTCGTGGGGACGCTGGCGGCGCGGCTGTCCGCGCGTGGCTTCCTGCCCGCGCGCGAGGTCGGCGACCTGGTCGTCGCGGTCGCCGAGGCCCTCGCCGTGCTCCACGCACGAGGCGCCGCGCACGGCGCCGTCCACCCCGGAGGCGTCGTGCTCGACAGCGCCGGACGACCGCGTCTCGCCGTGGCGCGGGCGGTGGCCGGCACCGGTGGTGGTCCGACGGGCTACGCGGCTCCTGAGTCGCTCGCGGGCACGGGAGCGACGCCACCCGCCGACGTGTACGCCCTCGGGGCGGTCGCGTGGGTCGCCCTGACCGGTGGGCCGCCACCACCGGCGGCCGAGGACCGGCTCCCGCTTCGGCTGCTGGCCCCCGAGTGCCCGGACGCGCTCCTTGTCGCCATCACCGCCGCGCTCGATCCGGACCCGGCGCGTCGCCCGACCGCCGCCGAGCTCGCGCGTGCCGTCCGGGGACCGGCGCCGGCGCGCCCGCGTCACCGACCACGGGGTCAGGAGCGGACGCGACCGACGTCCCCGAGGCGGGCGGGACCCGGCGCGCTGGTCGCGCCGGGCGCCGGCGGTGTCCTCGCAGCGCTCGTGCTGGCGCTGGTGCTCGTGGCGCCGACGCTCGCGGGTGACGCCCCCGGTCCTTCCCCGGAGGTGGGCGCCCCGGAGGTGGGCCTCCCGGCGGCGTCGGATCCGTCGGTGCTGCACGCGCGGGTGCGCACGCTCGTCGCGCAGCGCGAGGCCGCGCTGCGCGGCGGGGACCTCGCCGCGCTCGCGGACGTCCACGCGTCGGGCTCGGCGGGCCTGGCGGCCGACCGGCGGGTCCTCGCGGGCGGTCCTGTCGCCGTCCGGTTCGACGTCGTGTCGGTCGTCCCGGTGCCCTCCGACGCAGCCGACGGTACGAGACAGGTCGTCGACGTCGAGCTCGTCACCCGCCCCGCCGCCGGGCCGGCGCGTCGAGAGCTCGTGCGGCTGGTTCTGGGCGCCACCCGCGGTGACCGGTGGGTCCTCGTGGCGGTGGGGCGGCGGTGA
- a CDS encoding FAD-dependent oxidoreductase produces the protein MPADPSAPGGPGSVRAPGVPSVHAPGGPVAHVARSGVPAAADVVVVGAGLAGLASARGLMGSGLDVVVLEAGDAVGGRVRTDSTDGVYADRGFQLLNPAYPVLPWFLDVDDLGLQALPAGVATTRPGTGTTLLADPVREPAALPGMLRSGLLDARDLLGVVRLALRAVLSPVRRLEDAPDVGWHEAFDRAGLTGPLRRQVVEPFLTGTLADAEGSTSRRYVDLVLRSFVLAALGRPPGLPAGGMQALPDTVASFLPPDTVRTGVRVDAVTPTGDAWTLSTSTADGPVTGAAGEQQLRARCVVLAAEASTTAALLQRPAPGERALTTVWHLTPEPLPLGRRAPYLHVDGGGAHRRRLGLVNTVVVSRSAPSYLPAPLRGGRDLVATSVLGTLGEDRAAALAHVRGEAARVLGVPPALLGEEVAVHEVPRALPRAEPPLAVRRPVDLTDGRFVVGDHRDTPSIQGALVSGRRGAAAVVRHLGLTPPR, from the coding sequence GTGCCAGCCGACCCTTCCGCCCCCGGCGGCCCCGGCTCGGTACGCGCGCCGGGGGTCCCCTCGGTCCACGCGCCGGGCGGCCCCGTCGCGCACGTGGCGCGGTCCGGCGTCCCGGCCGCCGCCGACGTCGTCGTGGTGGGCGCAGGTCTCGCGGGTCTCGCGTCCGCGCGCGGCCTCATGGGGTCCGGGCTCGACGTCGTCGTGCTCGAGGCAGGCGACGCGGTCGGCGGCCGGGTGCGCACCGACAGCACCGACGGGGTCTACGCCGACCGCGGATTCCAGCTGCTCAACCCGGCCTACCCCGTCCTGCCGTGGTTCCTCGACGTCGACGACCTGGGGCTCCAGGCCCTGCCCGCCGGGGTGGCGACGACCAGGCCGGGCACCGGCACGACCCTGCTCGCCGACCCCGTCCGCGAGCCGGCCGCGCTGCCCGGCATGCTCCGCTCCGGTCTGCTGGACGCCCGCGACCTGCTCGGCGTCGTGCGGCTCGCGCTGCGGGCCGTGCTCTCGCCGGTGCGGCGCCTGGAGGACGCCCCGGACGTGGGCTGGCACGAGGCCTTCGACCGCGCCGGGCTGACCGGCCCGCTGCGCCGGCAGGTGGTGGAGCCGTTCCTCACCGGCACCCTCGCCGACGCCGAGGGCTCCACCTCGCGCCGCTACGTCGACCTGGTCCTCCGCTCCTTCGTCCTCGCCGCGCTGGGGCGTCCCCCCGGACTGCCCGCGGGGGGCATGCAGGCACTGCCCGACACCGTCGCCTCGTTCCTGCCGCCGGACACCGTGCGCACCGGCGTCCGCGTCGACGCCGTCACCCCGACGGGGGACGCCTGGACCCTCAGCACGTCGACCGCCGACGGGCCCGTGACCGGTGCGGCCGGGGAGCAGCAGCTGCGCGCCCGCTGCGTCGTGCTCGCCGCCGAGGCCTCGACGACCGCAGCGCTCCTGCAGCGCCCGGCCCCGGGCGAGCGCGCCCTCACGACCGTCTGGCACCTCACGCCCGAGCCCCTGCCGCTGGGACGGCGGGCGCCGTACCTCCACGTCGACGGCGGCGGCGCGCACCGGCGCCGCCTCGGGCTGGTGAACACGGTCGTCGTGTCACGCAGCGCCCCGTCGTACCTCCCGGCGCCGCTGCGGGGCGGCCGCGACCTGGTCGCGACGAGCGTCCTCGGGACGCTCGGTGAGGACCGTGCCGCCGCCCTCGCGCACGTGCGGGGAGAGGCGGCGCGCGTCCTGGGTGTCCCGCCGGCGCTCCTCGGCGAGGAGGTGGCGGTGCACGAGGTGCCGAGGGCCCTGCCCCGCGCCGAGCCCCCGCTCGCGGTGCGGCGCCCGGTCGACCTCACCGACGGGCGCTTCGTCGTCGGCGACCACCGCGACACCCCGTCCATCCAGGGGGCGCTGGTGTCGGGGCGGCGGGGCGCGGCGGCGGTCGTCCGCCACCTCGGCCTGACGCCGCCCCGCTGA